One region of Wyeomyia smithii strain HCP4-BCI-WySm-NY-G18 chromosome 3, ASM2978416v1, whole genome shotgun sequence genomic DNA includes:
- the LOC129729373 gene encoding mitochondrial Rho GTPase isoform X1 → MVAWSSKHRRHVRILLVGDQGVGKTSLILSLVSEEFPEDVPTKAEEITIPADVTPEQVPTNIVDYSATEQTDDVLAEEIQKAHVVCIVYSVECDESLDRITSHWLPVIREFSGEQRKPVVLVGNKVDLIDYSTIDHVLSIMEDFPEVESCVECSAKTLHNISEMFYYAQKAVLHPTAPLYIMEDQDLTEACKKALVRIFKVCDIDGDGLLNDYELNHFQRRCFNAPLQPQVLDEVKAVLMKNTPDGIRNDSVTLKGFLFLHCLFIQRGRNETTWAVLRRFGYNESLEMSQEYLHPTVKIPPGSSTELSHRGQQFLISLFERSDRDGDGSLSPEEFRVVFSACPCPPFSTDIKRTVPTNENGWPTLHGWMCRWTLMTLTDLNKTLEYLAYLGFNVHENESQLAAIHITRERRIDLAKKQNSRSVYMCHVIGPKGSGKTVFCRAFLAEDMRKLTDKEIRGSNQFAINTVQVYGQEKFLVLRDIDVRQVLDPLQPSEVNCDVACLVYDINNPKSFEYIARIYIKYFAESKIPVLIVGAKADMEEIRQEYLLQAPDFCHKYKLLPPQYFSVKHNKKDIYTKLATMAAFPRFQAAWILFYKHRLVQLWEKTHLKQFGLISSDPLLWWKTGLGIAAVTIVGFFVVKAFHGSSSHAR, encoded by the exons ATGGTGGCCTGGTCCTCGAAGCACCGACGACACGTACGCATCCTGCTAGTGGGCGACCAAGGTGTCGGAAAGACGTCGCTTATTCTGTCTCTTGTCAGCGAAGAATTTCCGGAAGATGTTCCCACCAAAGCAGAAGAAATCACTATTCCGGCAGATGTAACTCCAGAACAGGTCCCTACTAACATCGTGGATTATTCTG CTACCGAACAAACGGACGATGTGTTGGCAGAGGAAATACAAAAAGCGCACGTAGTTTGCATAGTCTATTCGGTGGAGTGCGATGAATCCCTGGATCGCATCACCTCACACTGGTTACCTGTGATTCGAGAATTTTCTGGCGAGCAGCGGAAACCGGTAGTACTAGTAGGCAACAAAGTGGATCTCATCGACTACTCCACGATTGAT CATGTACTATCCATTATGGAAGATTTTCCGGAGGTTGAGAGTTGCGTGGAATGTTCCGCCAAAACGTTGCACAATATTTCCGAGATGTTTTATTACGCCCAAAAGGCTGTGTTGCATCCAACAGCACCGCTGTATATAATGGAAGATCAAGAC TTGACTGAAGCGTGCAAGAAAGCCCTCGTGCGAATATTCAAAGTGTGTGATATTGATGGTGACGGCTTGCTCAATGACTATGAGTTGAACCACTTCCAGCGACGATGCTTCAATGCTCCTCTGCAGCCGCAAGTGCTGGATGAGGTTAAAGCCGTACTTATGAAAAACACTCCTGACGGCATTCGGAATGATTCGGTAACATTGAAAGGCTTCCTCTTTTTACACTGCTTGTTCATTCAACGGGGGAGAAATGAAACCACATGGGCAGTTCTGCGACGATTTGGATACAATGAAAGCCTTGAAATGAGTCAGGAATATTTACACCCGACAGTAAAAATTCCCCCGGGAAGCAGCACTGAACTGTCACATCGCGGACAGCAGTTTTTAATTTCGCTATTCGAAAGGAGCGATCGGGATGGGGATGGGTCTCTCTCACCAGAAGAGTTTCGAGTAGTATTTAGCGCTTGTCCTTGCCCTCCCTTTTCGACCGATATCAAGCGAACCGTTCCGACCAATGAAAATGGCTGGCCAACATTGCACGGATGGATGTGCCGCTGGACACTGATGACCCTGACCGATCTTAACAAAACACTGGAATATTTAGCCTATTTAGGGTTCAATGTACACGAAAATGAATCCCAGCTTGCTGCTATACATATCACCCGGGAGAGGAGGATTGATCTAGCTAAAAAGCAAAACAGCCGTTCCGTGTACATGTGTCACGTGATTGGACCCAAGGGTTCCGGTAAAACCGTTTTTTGTCGAGCTTTTCTAGCGGAAGATATgagg aAATTGACGGATAAAGAAATACGCGGGAGCAATCAATTCGCTATCAACACCGTACAGGTGTACGGTCAAGAAAAATTTCTTGTGCTTCGGGATATCGACGTTCGTCAAGTGCTAGACCCCTTGCAGCCTAGTGAGGTTAACTGTGACGTGGCCTGTCTGGTGTATGACATCAACAATCCAAAGTCCTTCGAGTACATCGCTCGGATATACATAAAATACTTCGCGGAAAGCAAAATCCCAGTGCTCATTGTGGGAGCCAAGGCTGACATGGAGGAGATCCGACAGGAGTATCTGCTGCAAGCGCCGGATTTTTGCCACAAGTATAAACTGCTTCCCCCGCAGTACTTCAGCGTGAAGCACAACAAAAAAGACATCTATACGAAACTGGCGACGATGGCGGCGTTTCC TCGTTTTCAAGCCGCGTGGATTCTTTTCTATAAACATAGATTGGTTCAACTCTGGGAAAAGAC CCACCTGAAGCAATTCGGACTCATTTCGAGCGATCCGCTGCTCTGGTGGAAAACAGGCCTCGGTATAGCTGCGGTAACCATCGTTGGCTTCTTCGTGGTGAAGGCGTTCCACGGTTCCAGCTCGCACGCACGATAA
- the LOC129729373 gene encoding mitochondrial Rho GTPase isoform X2, which yields MVAWSSKHRRHVRILLVGDQGVGKTSLILSLVSEEFPEDVPTKAEEITIPADVTPEQVPTNIVDYSATEQTDDVLAEEIQKAHVVCIVYSVECDESLDRITSHWLPVIREFSGEQRKPVVLVGNKVDLIDYSTIDHVLSIMEDFPEVESCVECSAKTLHNISEMFYYAQKAVLHPTAPLYIMEDQDLTEACKKALVRIFKVCDIDGDGLLNDYELNHFQRRCFNAPLQPQVLDEVKAVLMKNTPDGIRNDSVTLKGFLFLHCLFIQRGRNETTWAVLRRFGYNESLEMSQEYLHPTVKIPPGSSTELSHRGQQFLISLFERSDRDGDGSLSPEEFRVVFSACPCPPFSTDIKRTVPTNENGWPTLHGWMCRWTLMTLTDLNKTLEYLAYLGFNVHENESQLAAIHITRERRIDLAKKQNSRSVYMCHVIGPKGSGKTVFCRAFLAEDMRKLTDKEIRGSNQFAINTVQVYGQEKFLVLRDIDVRQVLDPLQPSEVNCDVACLVYDINNPKSFEYIARIYIKYFAESKIPVLIVGAKADMEEIRQEYLLQAPDFCHKYKLLPPQYFSVKHNKKDIYTKLATMAAFPHLKQFGLISSDPLLWWKTGLGIAAVTIVGFFVVKAFHGSSSHAR from the exons ATGGTGGCCTGGTCCTCGAAGCACCGACGACACGTACGCATCCTGCTAGTGGGCGACCAAGGTGTCGGAAAGACGTCGCTTATTCTGTCTCTTGTCAGCGAAGAATTTCCGGAAGATGTTCCCACCAAAGCAGAAGAAATCACTATTCCGGCAGATGTAACTCCAGAACAGGTCCCTACTAACATCGTGGATTATTCTG CTACCGAACAAACGGACGATGTGTTGGCAGAGGAAATACAAAAAGCGCACGTAGTTTGCATAGTCTATTCGGTGGAGTGCGATGAATCCCTGGATCGCATCACCTCACACTGGTTACCTGTGATTCGAGAATTTTCTGGCGAGCAGCGGAAACCGGTAGTACTAGTAGGCAACAAAGTGGATCTCATCGACTACTCCACGATTGAT CATGTACTATCCATTATGGAAGATTTTCCGGAGGTTGAGAGTTGCGTGGAATGTTCCGCCAAAACGTTGCACAATATTTCCGAGATGTTTTATTACGCCCAAAAGGCTGTGTTGCATCCAACAGCACCGCTGTATATAATGGAAGATCAAGAC TTGACTGAAGCGTGCAAGAAAGCCCTCGTGCGAATATTCAAAGTGTGTGATATTGATGGTGACGGCTTGCTCAATGACTATGAGTTGAACCACTTCCAGCGACGATGCTTCAATGCTCCTCTGCAGCCGCAAGTGCTGGATGAGGTTAAAGCCGTACTTATGAAAAACACTCCTGACGGCATTCGGAATGATTCGGTAACATTGAAAGGCTTCCTCTTTTTACACTGCTTGTTCATTCAACGGGGGAGAAATGAAACCACATGGGCAGTTCTGCGACGATTTGGATACAATGAAAGCCTTGAAATGAGTCAGGAATATTTACACCCGACAGTAAAAATTCCCCCGGGAAGCAGCACTGAACTGTCACATCGCGGACAGCAGTTTTTAATTTCGCTATTCGAAAGGAGCGATCGGGATGGGGATGGGTCTCTCTCACCAGAAGAGTTTCGAGTAGTATTTAGCGCTTGTCCTTGCCCTCCCTTTTCGACCGATATCAAGCGAACCGTTCCGACCAATGAAAATGGCTGGCCAACATTGCACGGATGGATGTGCCGCTGGACACTGATGACCCTGACCGATCTTAACAAAACACTGGAATATTTAGCCTATTTAGGGTTCAATGTACACGAAAATGAATCCCAGCTTGCTGCTATACATATCACCCGGGAGAGGAGGATTGATCTAGCTAAAAAGCAAAACAGCCGTTCCGTGTACATGTGTCACGTGATTGGACCCAAGGGTTCCGGTAAAACCGTTTTTTGTCGAGCTTTTCTAGCGGAAGATATgagg aAATTGACGGATAAAGAAATACGCGGGAGCAATCAATTCGCTATCAACACCGTACAGGTGTACGGTCAAGAAAAATTTCTTGTGCTTCGGGATATCGACGTTCGTCAAGTGCTAGACCCCTTGCAGCCTAGTGAGGTTAACTGTGACGTGGCCTGTCTGGTGTATGACATCAACAATCCAAAGTCCTTCGAGTACATCGCTCGGATATACATAAAATACTTCGCGGAAAGCAAAATCCCAGTGCTCATTGTGGGAGCCAAGGCTGACATGGAGGAGATCCGACAGGAGTATCTGCTGCAAGCGCCGGATTTTTGCCACAAGTATAAACTGCTTCCCCCGCAGTACTTCAGCGTGAAGCACAACAAAAAAGACATCTATACGAAACTGGCGACGATGGCGGCGTTTCC CCACCTGAAGCAATTCGGACTCATTTCGAGCGATCCGCTGCTCTGGTGGAAAACAGGCCTCGGTATAGCTGCGGTAACCATCGTTGGCTTCTTCGTGGTGAAGGCGTTCCACGGTTCCAGCTCGCACGCACGATAA